The genomic segment TCCCCAATATGCTGGGTGATGCAGGCTTTGATAAGGGAACGACTTTCGTGGCGACCTGCCTGGTTGCCGCTTTTGGTTCTCTGGTGATGGGGCTGTGGGCCAAGCTGCCGATGGCGATCGGCTGTGCCATCTCACTGACGGCTTTTACCGCCTTTAGCCTGGTGCTTAACCAGGGCGTTTCTATTCCGGTGGCACTCGGAGCTGTGTTCCTGATGGGGGTGATCTTTACCTTTATCACTGTGACTGGGATCCGTCAGTGGATTCTCAAAAACCTGCCGATGGGAGTTGCCCATGGTACCGGAATCGGAATCGGCCTGTTCCTGCTGCTGATCGCCGCCAATGGCGTGGGCCTGATTACCAAAAATCCCGGACCTGGATTGCCGGTGGAGCTGGGACATATCACCGCCCTGCCGGTGGTGATGTCTCTGTTTGGACTGGCTGCTATCTTTGGCTTGGAAAGCCGCCGGGTGCCTGGTGGGATCCTGCTGGTGATCGTGGTGCTGTCGATTCTTGGGCTGATTTTTGACCCCAAGGTCACCTTCCACGGGGTATTTGCAATGCCTTCGCTGACCGATGCCAAGGGGGAATCCCTGATTGGCCAGATGGATATCATGGGAGCCTTGACTCCGGCGGTCATTCCGAGTGTCCTAGCCCTGGTGATGACGGCTATCTTTGATGCGACGGGAA from the Dongshaea marina genome contains:
- a CDS encoding NCS2 family permease encodes the protein MSHTSTNQPQSAPSKRSIDRFFYISQRGSSVKQELIAGVTTFLAMVYSVIVVPNMLGDAGFDKGTTFVATCLVAAFGSLVMGLWAKLPMAIGCAISLTAFTAFSLVLNQGVSIPVALGAVFLMGVIFTFITVTGIRQWILKNLPMGVAHGTGIGIGLFLLLIAANGVGLITKNPGPGLPVELGHITALPVVMSLFGLAAIFGLESRRVPGGILLVIVVLSILGLIFDPKVTFHGVFAMPSLTDAKGESLIGQMDIMGALTPAVIPSVLALVMTAIFDATGTIRAVAGQANLLDKNGQIINGGKALTSDSVSSIFAGLVGGAPAAVYIESAAGTAAGGKTGLTAALVGLLFLLMIFLAPLSFLVPSYATAPALMYVGLLMMGNVTKINFDDKVDALSGLMCAVFIVLSCNIVTGIMLGFATLVVGRLFAGQWRKLNPGSVIIAVILVAFYAGGWAI